The following coding sequences are from one Collimonas arenae window:
- a CDS encoding DUF2126 domain-containing protein has protein sequence MSIHVALNHLTTYRYERPISLGPQIIRLRPAPHRRTRILSYSLRILPEPHFINWQQDPQANYLARLVFPEKTTEFRIEVDLVAEMSVLNPFDFFLEPYAEKVPFSYAPELQNELEPYRKKLPLTPLLQKFLDQVPRERVRSEDFLVNLNQKLAQMISYTIRMEPGVQTPEQTLRLGSGSCRDSSWLLVQILRYLGLAARFVSGYLIQLTADQKSLDGPSGPQADFTDLHAWCEVYLPGAGWIGLDPTSGLLAGEGHIPLSCTPEPSSAAPVSGMVEPCEVVFEHAMSVSRIWESPRVTKPYSEQQWAEIEELGHAIDDDLDDLDVRLTMGGEPTFVALDYPDGDEWNTAAMGPTKKPLAAQLYHRLRQQYAAQGLPHFGQGKWYPGEQLPRWALNCYWRRDGEPIWNTPELIADETLQQAPDDGVAERFLQGVAARLVLDRQYVFAAYEDIYYYLWRERRLAINVDPSDARLDDKQERARLARVFSQGLRKVAGFVLPLARTPDDSGWKSGSWYLRSEYCYLLPGDSPLGYRLPLDSQPWVKEGDFPYVHQADPTQAFQPLPIAQQIRHQLATPAFAAAKATVSNGAGDAPKYSSAFNGETHAVPGPFESADQIARTALCAEVRQGTLYLFMPPLARLEDYLELVAAIEATAQALQQPMLLEGYEPPSDPRLAKFSVTPDPGVIEVNIQPMHSWTELVANTNYLYDVARETRLTTEKFMLDGHHSGTGGGNHLVLGGATTGDSPFLRRPDLLRSLISYWHNHPALSYLFSGMFIGPTSQAPRVDEARNDAVVELELAFAEMDKQLAVGECAPWLVDRLLRNLLIDVTGNTHRAEFCIDKLYSPDSSTGRLGLLELRAFEMPPHARMSLTQQLLLRALVARFWKTPYTPPRLVRWGTELHDRFLLPHFIWQDFCDVMDDMQQAGYALKPEWFAPHFEFRFPKIGDFAVNGIALELRTALEPWHVLGEESRSGGNARYVDSSLERLQVKVSGMAPDRYVLTCNGVPVPLQPTGRVGEFVSGVRYRAWQPPSALHPTIGIDSPLTFDLVDTWNGRSLGGCQYHVVHPGGRSYETFPVNAFEAESRRLARYFRLNHTPGPMQVSTPIASIEFPFTLDLRHF, from the coding sequence ATGTCAATTCACGTAGCACTCAATCATCTCACCACCTATCGCTACGAACGCCCGATCAGCCTGGGGCCCCAAATCATTCGCCTGCGGCCGGCACCGCATCGCCGCACCCGCATCCTCAGCTATTCGCTGCGGATCTTGCCGGAGCCGCATTTCATCAACTGGCAACAGGATCCGCAGGCGAACTACCTGGCGCGGCTGGTGTTCCCGGAAAAGACCACTGAATTCCGCATTGAGGTCGACCTGGTGGCCGAAATGTCGGTCCTTAATCCTTTCGATTTCTTTCTGGAACCCTACGCCGAGAAAGTGCCGTTCTCGTATGCGCCGGAACTGCAGAACGAGCTGGAGCCGTATCGCAAGAAATTGCCGCTGACGCCGTTGCTGCAGAAATTTCTCGACCAGGTGCCGCGCGAGCGCGTGCGCAGCGAGGATTTCCTGGTCAACCTGAACCAGAAGCTGGCGCAGATGATCAGCTACACGATCCGCATGGAGCCCGGCGTGCAAACACCGGAGCAAACCTTGCGCCTGGGTTCCGGATCCTGCCGCGATTCGTCCTGGCTGCTGGTGCAGATACTGCGTTATCTGGGATTGGCAGCGCGTTTCGTGTCGGGTTACCTGATCCAGCTGACGGCGGACCAGAAGTCGCTCGATGGCCCGTCCGGGCCGCAAGCCGATTTCACCGATCTGCACGCCTGGTGCGAAGTGTATTTGCCCGGCGCCGGCTGGATCGGACTCGATCCTACTTCCGGGCTGCTCGCCGGCGAAGGGCACATCCCGCTGTCATGCACGCCCGAGCCATCGTCGGCTGCGCCGGTCAGCGGCATGGTCGAACCATGCGAAGTGGTGTTCGAGCATGCGATGAGCGTCAGCCGGATCTGGGAATCGCCGCGCGTCACCAAGCCTTACAGCGAACAGCAATGGGCGGAGATCGAAGAGCTGGGACACGCCATCGACGACGATCTCGATGACCTTGACGTGCGCCTGACGATGGGTGGCGAACCGACTTTCGTGGCGCTCGACTATCCCGATGGCGATGAATGGAACACTGCCGCGATGGGCCCTACCAAGAAGCCTTTAGCGGCCCAGCTATATCACCGCCTGCGTCAACAGTACGCGGCGCAAGGCTTACCGCATTTCGGCCAAGGGAAATGGTATCCGGGCGAACAGCTGCCGCGCTGGGCGCTCAATTGCTACTGGCGCCGCGATGGCGAGCCGATCTGGAATACGCCGGAACTGATCGCCGATGAAACATTGCAGCAGGCGCCCGACGACGGCGTCGCCGAACGTTTTCTGCAAGGCGTCGCAGCGCGCCTGGTGCTGGATCGCCAGTACGTATTCGCAGCTTACGAAGACATCTACTACTATCTGTGGCGCGAGCGCCGCCTGGCGATCAACGTCGATCCATCCGATGCCCGCCTCGACGACAAACAGGAACGCGCCAGGCTGGCGCGGGTGTTTTCGCAAGGATTGCGCAAGGTCGCCGGGTTTGTCTTGCCGCTGGCACGCACGCCGGACGACAGCGGCTGGAAAAGTGGCAGCTGGTACTTGCGCAGCGAGTATTGTTACCTGCTGCCGGGGGATTCTCCGTTGGGCTATCGCTTGCCGCTGGATTCGCAGCCTTGGGTCAAGGAAGGCGACTTTCCCTATGTGCACCAAGCCGATCCGACCCAGGCGTTCCAGCCGCTGCCGATCGCCCAGCAGATTCGCCATCAATTGGCGACACCGGCTTTCGCCGCCGCAAAAGCTACGGTAAGCAATGGTGCCGGTGACGCACCAAAATACAGTTCGGCGTTCAATGGCGAGACGCACGCCGTGCCGGGGCCGTTCGAATCCGCCGATCAAATCGCACGAACCGCATTGTGTGCGGAAGTGCGGCAAGGCACCTTGTATTTGTTCATGCCGCCGCTGGCGCGCCTGGAAGATTATCTGGAACTGGTGGCAGCCATCGAAGCTACCGCCCAGGCGTTGCAGCAACCGATGTTGCTGGAAGGCTACGAGCCACCTTCCGATCCGCGCCTGGCGAAATTCAGCGTTACTCCCGATCCAGGCGTGATCGAGGTGAATATCCAGCCGATGCATAGCTGGACCGAGCTGGTGGCCAATACAAACTATTTGTACGATGTCGCTCGCGAGACGCGTTTGACCACCGAGAAATTCATGCTCGATGGTCACCACTCCGGCACCGGCGGCGGCAACCATCTGGTGCTGGGCGGCGCCACTACCGGCGATTCGCCGTTTCTGCGTCGGCCCGATCTGTTGCGCAGCCTCATCAGTTACTGGCATAACCATCCGGCGTTGTCTTATTTGTTTTCCGGCATGTTCATCGGGCCGACTTCGCAAGCGCCGCGCGTTGACGAGGCGCGCAACGATGCCGTGGTCGAGCTGGAGCTGGCGTTTGCCGAAATGGACAAACAGCTTGCCGTCGGCGAATGTGCGCCGTGGCTGGTCGATCGTCTGCTGCGCAATTTGCTGATCGACGTTACCGGCAACACGCACCGCGCCGAGTTCTGCATCGACAAACTGTATTCGCCCGACAGCAGCACCGGTCGCCTCGGCCTGCTGGAGTTGCGTGCTTTCGAAATGCCGCCGCATGCGCGCATGAGCCTGACCCAGCAGTTGCTGCTGCGTGCACTGGTGGCGCGTTTCTGGAAGACGCCGTACACGCCGCCGCGCCTGGTGCGCTGGGGCACCGAGCTGCATGACCGCTTCTTGTTGCCGCACTTTATCTGGCAGGACTTCTGCGACGTGATGGATGATATGCAGCAAGCCGGTTATGCACTCAAGCCGGAGTGGTTTGCGCCGCACTTTGAATTCCGTTTTCCAAAAATCGGCGATTTCGCAGTGAATGGCATCGCGCTTGAACTGCGTACCGCGCTGGAGCCGTGGCATGTGCTCGGTGAGGAAAGCCGTTCCGGCGGCAACGCCCGCTATGTCGATTCGTCGCTGGAGCGCTTGCAGGTCAAGGTGAGCGGCATGGCGCCGGATCGCTACGTGCTGACCTGCAACGGCGTGCCGGTGCCGTTGCAGCCCACCGGCAGGGTCGGCGAATTCGTCAGCGGCGTGCGCTACCGCGCCTGGCAGCCGCCGTCGGCGCTGCATCCGACCATTGGCATCGATTCGCCGCTGACCTTCGACCTGGTCGATACCTGGAACGGCCGCAGCCTGGGCGGTTGCCAGTATCACGTGGTGCATCCGGGCGGACGCAGCTACGAGACCTTCCCGGTCAATGCGTTCGAAGCGGAAAGCCGGCGCCTGGCACGCTATTTCCGTCTCAATCACACGCCGGGACCGATGCAGGTCAGCACGCCGATAGCGTCCATCGAGTTCCCATTTACGTTAGACTTACGTCACTTCTGA
- a CDS encoding glutathione S-transferase family protein, protein MPKTTLSITSKNYSSWSLRGWLLTKFSGLEFQENMISPDDPDARAEILLLSSSILVPCLYHGNIVVWDTLAIGEYLNEIRPKAGLLPADRAARAHCRSICGEMHSGFSALRSALPMNIKARFPDFKVWSRAEADIKRITTIWKQCLATYGGPFLFGEERSMADAMYAPVATRFLTYDVKLDSICSAYCKRIISMSEMQEWIKAAKLEPEDINELDVEF, encoded by the coding sequence ATGCCTAAGACCACCTTGAGCATTACCAGCAAAAACTATTCGTCATGGTCGTTGCGCGGATGGTTGCTGACGAAGTTTTCGGGGCTGGAATTCCAGGAAAACATGATCTCGCCGGACGACCCGGACGCCCGCGCAGAAATCCTCCTGCTATCCTCGTCGATCCTGGTGCCCTGTCTGTATCACGGCAATATTGTGGTGTGGGACACCTTGGCCATCGGCGAATACCTCAATGAAATCCGGCCTAAAGCCGGACTGCTGCCAGCCGATCGTGCAGCGCGCGCCCACTGCCGCTCAATCTGCGGCGAGATGCATTCCGGCTTCAGCGCCCTGCGCTCAGCCCTGCCGATGAATATCAAGGCGCGTTTTCCCGACTTCAAGGTGTGGTCGCGCGCGGAAGCCGACATCAAGCGCATCACTACCATCTGGAAACAGTGCCTGGCGACCTATGGCGGACCTTTTCTGTTTGGCGAGGAACGCTCCATGGCGGACGCCATGTACGCCCCGGTAGCTACCCGATTCCTGACCTACGATGTCAAACTGGATTCCATCTGCAGCGCATATTGCAAGCGCATCATCTCGATGTCGGAAATGCAGGAGTGGATCAAGGCCGCCAAGCTCGAACCGGAAGATATCAATGAACTGGATGTGGAGTTCTGA
- a CDS encoding cupin domain-containing protein, which translates to MDTNTETSPHTLFSHVCEGDTAFESGGLRDFFLYRDLGIAAATGGQVVAHLVKANMAPEVGTGWHRHEANFHIVYMLKGWARFMYEDKETLVKAGDCVHQRPGIVHFLFDYSKDMEYLEIVSPAAFTSIDMPAPCAVPAPKPWV; encoded by the coding sequence ATGGATACAAATACGGAAACCAGCCCACATACCTTGTTTTCCCACGTCTGCGAAGGCGACACCGCATTCGAGTCAGGCGGCTTGCGCGATTTTTTCCTGTATCGCGACCTTGGCATCGCGGCCGCTACCGGCGGCCAGGTTGTCGCCCATCTGGTCAAAGCCAACATGGCGCCGGAAGTCGGCACCGGCTGGCATCGGCATGAAGCGAATTTCCACATCGTGTACATGCTCAAAGGCTGGGCGCGCTTCATGTATGAAGACAAGGAAACCCTGGTCAAGGCTGGCGATTGCGTGCATCAGCGCCCCGGTATCGTGCATTTTTTATTCGACTACTCCAAAGACATGGAGTATCTTGAAATCGTCAGCCCGGCAGCGTTCACCTCAATCGACATGCCCGCACCGTGCGCCGTCCCGGCGCCGAAGCCTTGGGTTTGA
- a CDS encoding circularly permuted type 2 ATP-grasp protein: MANFFDEMYSDGNSSVRPHYDEFSTWLAAQSAETIARKRAEADLIFRRVGITFAVYGNDAGTERLIPFDIIPRIIHAQEWATLEAGLVQRVKALNMFIHDIYHDQNIVKAGVIPAEQIFRNAQYRPEMQGISVASDIYAHIAGVDIVRAGQGEFYVLEDNLRVPSGVSYMLEDRKMMMRLFPELFLRHKIAPVAHYPDMLLDNLRSVAPIGVTDPTVVVMTPGMYNSAYFEHAFLAQQMGVELVEGQDLFVNDNAVYMRTTRGPKRVDVIYRRIDDDYLDPLAFRPDSSLGVPGLLSVYRAGNVTLANAIGTGVADDKSIYPFVPDMIQFYLSEKPILNNVPTFQCRKKEDLQYTLDNLKDLVVKEVHGAGGYGMLVGPASTKQEIEDFRQRVIAKPDGYIAQPTLALSACPTYVESGIAPRHIDLRPFVLSGKTVSMVRGGLTRVALKEGSLVVNSSQGGGTKDTWILEK, translated from the coding sequence ATGGCAAATTTTTTCGATGAAATGTATTCCGATGGCAACTCGTCGGTGCGTCCGCACTATGACGAATTCTCCACTTGGCTGGCAGCGCAAAGCGCTGAAACGATCGCCCGAAAACGCGCCGAAGCAGACCTGATTTTCCGTCGGGTCGGCATCACCTTCGCCGTGTATGGCAACGACGCCGGCACCGAACGCCTGATCCCCTTCGACATCATTCCGCGCATCATCCATGCGCAGGAATGGGCAACTCTGGAAGCCGGCCTGGTACAGCGCGTCAAAGCGCTCAACATGTTCATCCACGACATCTACCACGACCAGAACATCGTCAAGGCCGGCGTGATCCCCGCCGAACAGATTTTCCGCAACGCCCAGTATCGCCCCGAAATGCAAGGCATCTCGGTCGCTTCCGATATCTACGCGCATATTGCCGGCGTCGATATCGTACGGGCCGGCCAGGGCGAGTTCTACGTGCTGGAAGATAACCTGCGGGTGCCGTCCGGCGTGTCCTACATGCTGGAAGACCGCAAGATGATGATGCGGCTTTTCCCGGAGCTGTTCCTGCGCCACAAGATCGCGCCGGTTGCGCATTACCCTGACATGCTGCTCGACAATCTGCGTTCGGTCGCACCGATCGGCGTCACCGATCCTACCGTGGTGGTGATGACGCCGGGGATGTACAACTCGGCCTACTTCGAACACGCGTTCCTGGCCCAGCAGATGGGCGTGGAACTGGTCGAAGGGCAGGATCTTTTCGTCAACGACAACGCCGTTTACATGCGCACCACGCGCGGCCCCAAGCGAGTCGACGTAATCTATCGCCGTATCGACGACGACTACCTCGATCCGCTGGCCTTCCGCCCCGATTCGTCGCTCGGCGTACCGGGCCTGCTGTCGGTGTACCGCGCCGGCAACGTGACCTTGGCAAATGCGATCGGCACCGGCGTCGCCGATGACAAATCGATCTATCCATTTGTACCGGACATGATCCAGTTCTATTTGTCGGAAAAACCGATCCTCAATAACGTCCCCACTTTCCAGTGCAGGAAGAAGGAAGATCTGCAGTACACGCTCGATAATCTCAAGGATCTGGTGGTCAAGGAAGTGCACGGTGCCGGCGGCTACGGCATGCTGGTTGGACCGGCCTCGACCAAGCAGGAAATCGAGGATTTCCGCCAGCGCGTCATCGCCAAGCCGGATGGCTACATCGCACAGCCGACGCTGGCGTTGTCCGCCTGCCCGACCTATGTCGAATCCGGCATTGCACCGCGCCACATCGACCTGCGGCCGTTCGTACTATCCGGCAAGACCGTCTCAATGGTGCGCGGCGGGTTGACCCGCGTAGCGCTCAAGGAAGGCTCGCTGGTGGTCAACTCGTCCCAAGGCGGCGGCACCAAAGACACCTGGATTCTGGAGAAATAA
- a CDS encoding alpha-E domain-containing protein — translation MLSRTADHLFWMSRYTERAENTARMLDVHVQTGLLPQSVEDAEKGWRAILGISELQQAFDKKYSVLTQKDVIDFMVRDPSNPSSIASCLKQARENARAVRGALTTEAWEIQNATWIKMQGYLQTDALEQNPSEFFEWVKHRSHLSRGVTIGTMLKDEAFHFIRLGTFLERADNTARIIDVKFHGAKEGAAYKKNGQQQVQSKEQQHAEERKDAIAEPQVDFYYWAAILRSVSGFEIYRKVYRDVITPARVADLLILRPDMPRSLLACMEQVVGNLKHVRNDISSDTERFAGKLHADLKFSNLDEILDAGLHDYLTRFFERVFELGNRISRDFLVPLNT, via the coding sequence ATGCTCAGTCGTACCGCCGATCATTTATTCTGGATGTCCCGCTACACCGAGCGGGCAGAAAACACAGCGCGCATGCTGGATGTACACGTGCAAACCGGCTTGCTGCCGCAATCGGTCGAAGATGCTGAAAAAGGCTGGCGCGCAATCCTCGGCATTTCCGAACTGCAGCAGGCATTCGACAAGAAATACAGCGTCCTGACGCAAAAGGACGTGATCGATTTCATGGTGCGCGATCCCAGCAATCCGTCCTCGATCGCCTCCTGCCTGAAACAGGCGCGCGAGAATGCACGTGCCGTGCGCGGCGCGCTGACCACGGAGGCCTGGGAAATTCAGAATGCCACCTGGATCAAGATGCAGGGTTACCTGCAGACTGATGCGCTGGAGCAGAATCCTAGCGAATTCTTCGAATGGGTCAAGCACCGTTCGCATCTATCGCGCGGCGTCACCATCGGCACCATGCTCAAGGACGAAGCGTTTCACTTCATCCGCCTCGGCACGTTCCTGGAGCGCGCCGACAATACCGCGCGCATCATCGACGTCAAGTTTCACGGCGCCAAGGAAGGTGCGGCCTACAAGAAAAACGGCCAGCAGCAAGTCCAGAGCAAGGAGCAGCAGCACGCCGAAGAGCGCAAGGACGCCATCGCCGAACCGCAGGTCGATTTCTACTACTGGGCGGCAATCCTGCGTTCAGTGTCCGGCTTTGAAATCTACCGCAAGGTGTACCGCGATGTGATCACACCGGCGCGCGTGGCCGATTTGCTTATCCTGCGGCCGGACATGCCACGCTCATTGCTGGCTTGCATGGAACAGGTGGTTGGCAACCTGAAGCATGTGCGCAACGACATTTCGTCCGATACCGAACGCTTCGCCGGCAAGCTACACGCCGATCTGAAGTTCAGCAATCTCGACGAGATCCTCGATGCCGGCCTGCATGACTACCTGACACGTTTCTTCGAGCGGGTTTTCGAACTCGGCAACCGCATCAGCCGCGATTTCCTAGTGCCGTTGAATACATAG
- the panB gene encoding 3-methyl-2-oxobutanoate hydroxymethyltransferase — translation MAGYLQGGEPAADGKAPVARTKPITIPALQALRDKGEKITMLTCYDASFASLMDRCGVETLLIGDSLGMVCQGHSSTLPVSVQDIVYHTASVARGNRTALVLADLPFGAYATPESAFVNAVPVIQAGAQMVKIEGGAWLAPTVRFLTERAIPVCGHLGLTPQSVHQMGGYKVQGKSHAAAEQLKADALALQEAGASLLVLEAIPAALGKEVSELLSIPTIGIGAGPNCSGQVLVMHDLMGVFPGHKARFVKDFMQGQTSIDAAVLAYVRAVKDQSFPAPEHCF, via the coding sequence ATGGCAGGCTATTTACAAGGCGGTGAGCCGGCGGCAGACGGCAAGGCGCCGGTTGCGCGCACTAAACCGATTACCATCCCGGCACTGCAGGCGTTGCGCGACAAAGGTGAAAAAATCACCATGCTGACCTGCTATGACGCCAGTTTTGCGTCGTTGATGGATCGTTGCGGCGTCGAAACGCTGCTGATCGGCGATTCGCTCGGCATGGTATGCCAGGGGCACAGTTCGACCTTGCCGGTGTCGGTGCAGGATATCGTTTATCACACCGCCAGCGTGGCGCGCGGCAACCGCACGGCGTTGGTGCTGGCAGACCTGCCGTTCGGCGCCTATGCGACTCCGGAAAGCGCATTTGTCAATGCAGTGCCAGTGATCCAGGCCGGCGCGCAAATGGTCAAGATCGAGGGCGGCGCCTGGTTGGCGCCGACCGTGCGCTTCCTGACAGAACGCGCAATTCCAGTGTGCGGCCATCTCGGCCTGACGCCACAATCGGTGCATCAGATGGGCGGCTACAAGGTGCAGGGCAAGTCGCACGCGGCGGCCGAACAGCTGAAGGCCGATGCGCTGGCGCTGCAGGAAGCGGGCGCCAGTCTGCTGGTGCTGGAAGCGATTCCTGCGGCGCTCGGCAAGGAAGTCAGCGAGCTGCTGTCGATCCCGACCATCGGCATTGGCGCAGGTCCGAATTGTTCCGGCCAGGTGCTGGTGATGCACGACCTGATGGGGGTTTTCCCCGGCCACAAGGCGCGCTTCGTGAAAGACTTCATGCAAGGCCAGACCAGCATCGATGCTGCCGTGCTGGCGTATGTGCGTGCGGTCAAGGATCAGTCGTTTCCGGCGCCTGAGCATTGTTTCTGA
- a CDS encoding deoxynucleoside kinase, producing the protein MNLASYKYIVVEGPIGVGKTTLVNKIAMHLGGKVLLEQPQANPFLEKFYRDAPRYALSTQMFFLFQRINQLRDAAQEDLFDNNGHLIADFLLAKDPIFARLTLADEELKLYQQMYDHLRPQVATPDLVIYLQAEPETLVGRIRKRGIEMEAGISPEYLARLCESYSSFFYHYDDAPLLIVNNEHLDLAGNDADFNLLLARIDGMRGKREFFNRGE; encoded by the coding sequence ATGAATCTAGCCAGCTACAAATACATCGTTGTCGAAGGCCCGATCGGGGTCGGCAAGACCACGCTGGTCAACAAGATCGCCATGCACCTGGGTGGCAAGGTTTTGCTGGAACAGCCGCAGGCAAACCCGTTCCTTGAAAAATTTTATCGCGATGCCCCGCGCTATGCGCTGTCGACGCAAATGTTCTTCCTGTTCCAGCGCATCAACCAGTTGCGTGACGCTGCGCAGGAAGATCTGTTCGACAATAACGGTCACCTGATCGCCGATTTCCTGCTGGCCAAGGATCCGATTTTCGCGCGCTTGACGCTGGCTGACGAAGAACTCAAGCTGTACCAGCAAATGTACGACCATCTGCGGCCGCAGGTGGCGACGCCGGACCTGGTGATCTACCTGCAGGCCGAACCGGAAACCCTGGTCGGACGCATCAGGAAGCGCGGCATCGAGATGGAGGCGGGTATTTCACCCGAGTACCTGGCGCGCCTGTGTGAGAGCTATAGCAGCTTTTTCTATCATTACGACGATGCACCTTTGCTGATCGTCAATAACGAACATCTGGATTTGGCCGGCAACGACGCCGATTTCAACTTGCTCTTGGCGCGCATCGATGGCATGCGTGGCAAGCGTGAATTTTTCAATCGTGGAGAATGA
- the folK gene encoding 2-amino-4-hydroxy-6-hydroxymethyldihydropteridine diphosphokinase translates to MTADSSKIADPVTAYIGFGANLGDARGQVQRAILQLGKLPDTSLTAQSSLFRTAPLDAGGDDYINAVACVSTRLSAHALLKGLQRIEQDFGRERPYPNAPRTLDLDLLLYGQARIADDVLTVPHPRMTQRAFVLIPLLQIDPFIVIPNHGPAHQFAPLVADQSISKA, encoded by the coding sequence ATGACGGCGGATTCCAGCAAGATTGCCGATCCGGTGACGGCTTACATCGGCTTCGGCGCCAATCTCGGCGATGCACGCGGGCAGGTGCAGCGCGCTATCCTGCAGCTCGGCAAGTTGCCTGATACCAGCCTGACGGCGCAATCGAGCCTGTTCCGCACGGCGCCGCTGGATGCCGGCGGCGACGATTATATCAATGCCGTAGCTTGCGTCAGCACGCGGCTGAGCGCGCATGCGTTGTTGAAGGGGTTGCAGCGGATCGAACAGGATTTCGGCCGCGAGCGGCCGTATCCGAATGCACCGCGTACCCTTGACCTGGATTTGCTGCTGTACGGCCAAGCGCGCATCGCCGATGACGTGTTAACCGTACCGCATCCGCGCATGACGCAACGTGCTTTCGTGCTGATTCCGCTGTTGCAGATTGATCCCTTCATCGTCATCCCGAATCATGGTCCGGCGCATCAGTTCGCGCCACTAGTCGCGGACCAGTCCATCAGCAAAGCATAA
- the pcnB gene encoding polynucleotide adenylyltransferase PcnB — protein sequence MIKKLIRSILGKKKKDPTQPLILGPKQHGINPQLVSPNAVRVTKTLQDNGYKAFIVGGAVRDLLLGVKPKDFDVATNATPEQVKRLFRRAFIIGKRFQIVHVMFGQELIEVTTFRGASSDGSPKDEHGRVLRDNTFGEQHEDAVRRDFTINAMYYDPATESVLDYHGGIDDIRAKTLRIIGDPEARYREDPVRMLRIVRFAAKLKFTIDPATRAPIPVMAALIDNVPAARVFDEMLKLLMSGHALACLQQLRKEGLHHGLLPLLDVVLEQPLGEKFVTLALANTDVRVQQGKPVSPGFLFASLLWHQVLEKWSAYKAAGELPIPALHLAADDVLEAQTDKLALQRKIASDMRDIWAMQPRFERRVGKAPYKLLEHLRLRAGYDFLLLRCASGEIDSEIGEWWTAFMDGDGDQREKLLAQKPKVAAEAAPAKKRPRRRGPRGAAKTANPGGGGNKESGGQ from the coding sequence ATGATCAAGAAGCTGATTCGTTCCATCCTTGGGAAAAAGAAAAAAGATCCCACCCAACCGTTGATACTCGGCCCGAAGCAGCACGGCATCAATCCGCAGCTGGTGTCGCCGAATGCCGTCAGGGTCACCAAGACGCTGCAGGATAACGGCTACAAGGCGTTCATCGTCGGTGGCGCTGTGCGTGACCTGCTGTTGGGCGTGAAGCCAAAGGATTTTGACGTCGCCACCAATGCCACGCCCGAGCAGGTCAAACGCCTGTTCCGGCGCGCCTTCATCATCGGCAAGCGCTTCCAGATCGTGCACGTGATGTTCGGCCAGGAACTGATCGAAGTCACCACCTTCCGTGGCGCTTCGTCCGACGGTTCGCCCAAGGATGAACATGGCCGCGTGTTGCGCGACAACACCTTCGGCGAGCAGCACGAAGATGCGGTGCGACGCGATTTCACCATCAATGCGATGTACTACGATCCGGCCACCGAAAGCGTGCTGGACTACCATGGCGGCATCGACGATATTCGTGCCAAGACCTTGCGCATCATCGGCGATCCGGAAGCCCGTTATCGCGAAGATCCGGTGCGCATGCTGCGCATTGTGCGTTTTGCCGCCAAGCTCAAATTCACGATCGATCCGGCCACTCGGGCACCGATTCCGGTGATGGCGGCGCTGATCGACAATGTGCCGGCGGCACGGGTATTCGACGAGATGCTCAAGCTGTTGATGAGCGGCCATGCGCTGGCTTGTTTGCAGCAACTGCGCAAGGAAGGCCTGCATCACGGCTTGCTGCCGTTGCTGGATGTCGTGCTGGAGCAGCCGCTGGGCGAAAAATTCGTCACGCTGGCGCTGGCCAATACCGATGTCCGCGTACAGCAGGGCAAGCCGGTGTCGCCGGGCTTCCTGTTTGCATCGCTGCTGTGGCATCAGGTGCTGGAAAAATGGAGCGCCTACAAGGCCGCCGGCGAACTGCCGATCCCAGCCTTGCATCTGGCCGCCGACGACGTCTTGGAAGCGCAAACTGACAAGCTGGCCTTGCAACGCAAGATTGCGTCCGACATGCGCGATATCTGGGCCATGCAGCCGCGCTTTGAACGCCGAGTCGGCAAGGCGCCGTACAAGCTGCTGGAGCATCTGCGTTTGCGCGCCGGCTACGATTTCCTGCTGCTGCGTTGCGCCTCAGGCGAGATCGATAGCGAAATCGGCGAATGGTGGACCGCCTTCATGGACGGTGATGGCGACCAGCGTGAAAAGCTGCTGGCGCAAAAGCCGAAGGTGGCGGCGGAAGCTGCACCGGCTAAGAAGCGGCCGCGTCGGCGCGGTCCGCGTGGCGCCGCCAAGACGGCCAATCCGGGGGGCGGAGGCAACAAAGAGTCAGGTGGTCAATGA